The Neobacillus sp. OS1-2 genome includes a window with the following:
- a CDS encoding D-alanyl-D-alanine carboxypeptidase family protein, producing the protein MKRFVTLLVTSLLLTSLWSPSAFAAEEKKGTDIVSNVKSAILIERDTGTVLYEKNSNEELPPASMTKIMTMLLIMEALDQGKLTWDEKVRASEYAASMGGSQIFLEPGEEMTTKEMLRGIAIGSGNDASVAMAEKIAGSEEAFVDMMNEKAKELGLKHTIFKNTTGLPVSGHYSTAADMAVMAKELLKYEDITKFTGMYEAYLRENTDKKFWLVNTNKLVRFYPGVDGLKTGFTAEAKYCLTATAQKDGMRVIAVVFGAPTSKERNAQVTKMLNYAFAQYQTHPMFKRNQSIGQAKISKGKEKSVRAVTSEPLSLLTKKGEKTEDVKQKIVFQKNLNAPIKKGDKVGSIKLIKDGKVILESPLVADKDIKEAGWWTLYKRSFGMFTKAGK; encoded by the coding sequence ATGAAACGATTTGTTACTTTATTAGTGACATCTTTATTACTTACAAGTTTATGGAGTCCATCTGCTTTTGCTGCTGAGGAAAAAAAGGGTACGGATATCGTCAGCAATGTTAAATCCGCTATTTTAATTGAACGTGATACGGGTACAGTGCTTTATGAGAAAAATAGTAATGAGGAGCTGCCGCCAGCGAGCATGACTAAAATCATGACGATGCTCTTAATAATGGAGGCATTGGATCAAGGAAAGCTAACATGGGATGAAAAGGTCCGTGCCAGCGAATATGCAGCCTCAATGGGCGGCTCACAAATATTTCTTGAGCCAGGCGAAGAAATGACAACGAAAGAAATGTTAAGAGGAATTGCGATTGGTTCTGGAAATGATGCTTCTGTTGCCATGGCCGAAAAAATTGCAGGTTCCGAAGAAGCCTTTGTTGATATGATGAACGAGAAGGCAAAAGAACTAGGTTTAAAGCATACGATCTTCAAAAATACGACCGGACTTCCTGTGAGTGGGCATTATAGCACAGCGGCGGATATGGCTGTGATGGCAAAAGAGCTTCTGAAATATGAGGACATTACCAAATTCACAGGTATGTATGAAGCATATCTTCGTGAAAATACAGATAAAAAATTCTGGCTTGTCAATACAAATAAACTAGTCCGATTCTACCCTGGTGTAGATGGTCTAAAAACGGGCTTTACCGCAGAAGCAAAATACTGCTTAACGGCAACAGCACAAAAAGATGGCATGCGTGTCATTGCTGTTGTTTTTGGAGCTCCGACCTCAAAGGAACGAAATGCGCAAGTAACCAAAATGCTCAATTATGCCTTTGCCCAATATCAAACACATCCCATGTTTAAGCGGAATCAATCAATTGGTCAAGCAAAAATAAGTAAAGGGAAAGAAAAGTCAGTCAGGGCTGTGACAAGTGAACCACTTTCATTGTTAACCAAAAAAGGTGAAAAGACTGAGGATGTGAAACAAAAAATTGTCTTCCAGAAAAATCTAAATGCTCCGATTAAGAAGGGTGACAAAGTTGGCTCGATTAAGCTCATTAAGGACGGAAAAGTCATTCTTGAAAGCCCATTAGTAGCAGATAAGGATATAAAAGAAGCCGGATGGTGGACATTATATAAACGATCATTTGGGATGTTTACCAAGGCAGGTAAGTAA
- a CDS encoding pyrimidine-nucleoside phosphorylase, with protein sequence MRMVDLIEKKRDGHELSTEEINFIINGYTDGSIPDYQVSALTMAIYFMGMTEKERADLTMAMVESGDQIDLSQIEGIKVDKHSTGGVGDTTTLVLGPLVAALGVPVAKMSGRGLGHTGGTIDKLEAVKGFHVEIENDEFMDLVNKNKIAVIGQSGNLTPADKKLYALRDVTATVDSIPLIASSIMSKKIAAGADAIVLDVKTGAGAFMKTLDDSRELAKAMVRIGNNVGRRTMAVISDMSQPLGFAIGNALEVKEAIDTLKGEGPEDLTELCLTLGSHMVYLAKKADSLTEARTMLENVIKDGSALEKLKVFLSSQGGDASIVEDPSKMPQAKYIIELEAKEDGYVAEIVADEVGTAAMLLGAGRATKESVIDLAVGLVLRKKIGDQVKKGESIVTIYSNFENVEEVKEKLYQNIRISTAKIDAPILIHEEITQ encoded by the coding sequence ATGAGAATGGTTGACCTAATTGAGAAAAAAAGAGATGGACATGAACTATCAACAGAAGAAATAAACTTTATTATTAATGGATACACTGACGGTTCTATACCAGATTATCAGGTAAGTGCCTTAACAATGGCTATTTACTTTATGGGAATGACGGAAAAGGAAAGAGCCGATTTAACGATGGCAATGGTTGAATCGGGAGATCAAATTGATTTGTCGCAAATCGAAGGAATTAAAGTGGATAAACATTCTACTGGAGGCGTAGGTGACACAACCACACTCGTTCTTGGGCCGCTTGTTGCTGCACTGGGCGTCCCTGTTGCCAAAATGTCTGGCCGCGGCTTAGGTCATACAGGCGGTACGATTGATAAATTAGAGGCGGTTAAAGGCTTCCATGTTGAAATTGAAAATGATGAATTTATGGATCTTGTTAATAAAAACAAGATTGCCGTTATTGGGCAAAGCGGTAATTTAACACCTGCTGATAAAAAGCTATATGCGTTAAGAGATGTAACGGCTACCGTTGATAGTATTCCGCTCATCGCTAGCTCCATCATGAGTAAAAAGATTGCTGCCGGTGCGGATGCGATTGTTCTTGATGTTAAGACAGGTGCTGGTGCCTTCATGAAAACACTGGACGACTCACGTGAATTAGCTAAGGCAATGGTTCGGATCGGGAATAATGTGGGCAGAAGAACAATGGCTGTTATTTCCGATATGAGTCAGCCCCTGGGATTTGCTATTGGAAACGCACTTGAGGTAAAGGAAGCGATTGATACCCTAAAAGGGGAAGGTCCTGAAGATTTAACAGAGCTTTGTTTAACCCTTGGAAGTCATATGGTCTACTTAGCGAAAAAAGCTGATTCATTAACAGAAGCCCGTACCATGCTGGAAAATGTGATTAAAGATGGTTCTGCACTTGAAAAATTAAAAGTATTTTTAAGCTCTCAAGGCGGGGATGCTTCCATTGTCGAAGATCCATCTAAAATGCCGCAAGCAAAATATATTATTGAACTTGAAGCAAAAGAGGACGGCTATGTAGCTGAAATTGTGGCCGATGAGGTTGGGACGGCAGCCATGTTGTTAGGAGCAGGAAGAGCAACAAAAGAATCCGTAATTGACCTAGCGGTAGGCCTTGTATTAAGAAAGAAAATCGGAGACCAAGTGAAAAAAGGCGAATCAATTGTAACCATATACAGCAACTTTGAAAATGTTGAAGAAGTAAAAGAAAAACTATATCAAAATATTAGGATTTCAACAGCCAAAATAGATGCACCAATCCTCATTCACGAAGAAATAACACAATAA
- the sigF gene encoding RNA polymerase sporulation sigma factor SigF produces the protein MDVEVKNEKSQTYLKDHEVKELIKKSQEGDQKARDLIVEKNMRLVWSVVQRFLNRGYDPDDLFQIGCIGLLKSVDKFDLSYDVKFSTYAVPMIIGEIQRFIRDDGTVKVSRSLKEMGNKIRKAKDELSKILGRIPTVNEISVHLDLSPEDVILAQEASRTPSSIHETVYENDGDPITLLDQIDDGNEGKWFDKIALKEAIRELDERERLIVYLRYYKDQTQSEVALRLGISQVQVSRLEKKILQQMKDRMDL, from the coding sequence ATGGATGTGGAGGTCAAGAACGAAAAAAGTCAAACGTATTTAAAGGATCATGAAGTGAAAGAGCTCATTAAAAAGAGCCAAGAGGGAGACCAAAAAGCAAGAGATTTAATTGTTGAAAAAAATATGCGGCTCGTCTGGTCTGTAGTCCAACGGTTTCTTAATAGGGGTTATGACCCGGATGACTTGTTCCAAATTGGCTGCATCGGATTATTAAAATCAGTTGATAAGTTTGACCTTTCATATGATGTTAAGTTTTCCACCTATGCTGTACCGATGATCATTGGTGAAATTCAACGATTTATTCGTGATGATGGAACCGTAAAGGTAAGCCGATCACTGAAAGAAATGGGCAATAAAATCCGAAAAGCAAAGGATGAATTATCAAAGATATTGGGCAGAATTCCGACAGTCAATGAAATTTCGGTACATTTGGACCTTTCGCCTGAGGATGTAATCCTTGCTCAAGAAGCAAGCCGAACACCTTCATCCATTCATGAAACAGTTTATGAAAACGACGGGGATCCAATTACATTGCTGGATCAAATTGATGACGGGAATGAAGGTAAATGGTTTGATAAAATTGCTTTAAAAGAAGCAATCCGGGAATTGGATGAACGGGAAAGACTTATTGTTTATTTGCGTTATTATAAGGATCAAACACAATCTGAAGTAGCCCTGAGGCTGGGGATTTCCCAGGTGCAAGTATCAAGATTGGAAAAAAAGATTTTACAACAAATGAAAGACCGTATGGATCTCTAA
- a CDS encoding stage V sporulation protein AA gives MENTVYIRMRNRVQSAPEEKVLLKDVAQIIAPEEILANLNSMMIHQLTAKDRNIVVIDVMKVIKLIVKTFGDLEVQTIGPAQTIIEVTFKKKGVSIPFFLLIWFLLFFGSAMAIMNFHDDVSMRSVHEKIYTIITGEKEAKPLLFQIPYSIGLGLGMILFFNHVFKKRINEEPSPLEVEMFNYQLDLDNYVIIHENKESMKKLNDDD, from the coding sequence TTGGAAAATACAGTTTACATCCGCATGCGGAATCGAGTCCAATCCGCACCGGAAGAAAAAGTTTTACTAAAGGATGTTGCCCAAATCATTGCCCCGGAAGAAATCCTAGCAAATTTAAACTCAATGATGATTCATCAATTAACTGCTAAGGACCGGAATATTGTGGTTATAGATGTGATGAAAGTCATCAAATTGATCGTTAAAACGTTTGGGGATTTGGAAGTTCAAACCATTGGTCCTGCACAAACGATTATTGAAGTAACGTTTAAAAAGAAAGGTGTTTCTATTCCTTTTTTTCTTTTAATATGGTTTCTGCTATTTTTTGGTTCAGCAATGGCAATTATGAATTTTCATGATGATGTGAGTATGAGAAGTGTGCATGAGAAAATCTATACCATCATAACGGGTGAGAAAGAAGCAAAGCCACTACTTTTTCAAATTCCTTATTCCATTGGTTTAGGTCTAGGAATGATTCTTTTCTTTAATCATGTTTTTAAGAAGAGAATCAATGAGGAACCCAGTCCACTTGAAGTAGAAATGTTTAATTATCAATTGGATTTAGATAATTATGTGATTATCCATGAAAATAAGGAAAGTATGAAAAAACTAAATGACGACGATTAA
- the deoB gene encoding phosphopentomutase encodes MSLTTYKRIFIIVMDSVGIGEAPDAEKFGDKGADTYGHIAEKMNGLTMPNMAKLGLSNIREIKGIEKAEKPLAFYTKMMEASNGKDTMTGHWEIMGLNIQTPFRVFPEGFPDELLSELEKRTGRKIIGNKPASGTEILVELGEEHMKTGALIVYTSADSVLQIAAHEEIVPLEELYTICKIARELTLDEKYMVGRIIARPFLGEPGNFKRTPNRHDYALKPFDRTVMSELKDSGFDVIAIGKISDIYDGEGVTQSLRTVSNMDGMDKLVETFDMDFTGISFVNLVDFDALYGHRRDPEGYGKALEEYDARLPEVFAKMKEDDLLMITADHGNDPVAPGTDHTREYVPLLVYSKSMAEGKELPLRETFADLGATVADNFKVKMPTYGKSFLNELE; translated from the coding sequence ATGTCTCTAACTACATATAAACGTATTTTTATCATTGTAATGGATTCGGTTGGTATTGGTGAGGCACCCGATGCAGAAAAATTTGGTGACAAAGGTGCCGATACTTATGGACATATTGCGGAAAAAATGAACGGACTTACCATGCCAAATATGGCAAAGTTAGGTCTCAGTAATATTCGTGAAATTAAGGGGATTGAAAAAGCAGAAAAACCGCTAGCATTTTATACAAAAATGATGGAGGCCTCTAATGGGAAGGATACGATGACAGGGCACTGGGAAATCATGGGTCTTAATATACAGACTCCCTTCCGCGTTTTCCCAGAAGGGTTTCCTGATGAACTTTTATCTGAATTAGAAAAAAGGACTGGTCGAAAAATTATTGGCAATAAGCCTGCAAGTGGAACAGAGATTCTTGTTGAGCTTGGCGAAGAGCACATGAAAACGGGCGCATTGATCGTCTATACTTCCGCCGACTCGGTCCTTCAAATTGCTGCTCATGAGGAGATCGTCCCTCTTGAAGAGCTATATACTATTTGCAAAATTGCACGTGAGTTGACACTTGATGAAAAATATATGGTAGGTCGCATTATTGCCCGGCCATTTTTGGGCGAACCAGGAAACTTTAAACGGACACCAAATCGACACGATTATGCTTTAAAACCATTTGACCGTACGGTGATGAGTGAATTAAAAGACTCCGGCTTTGATGTTATTGCCATCGGAAAGATTTCTGATATTTATGATGGGGAAGGTGTAACTCAATCGCTTAGAACAGTTTCCAATATGGATGGCATGGATAAACTTGTCGAAACCTTTGATATGGATTTTACAGGAATTAGTTTTGTGAATTTGGTAGATTTTGATGCGTTATACGGCCATCGCCGTGACCCTGAAGGCTATGGGAAAGCACTGGAGGAATATGATGCGCGTTTGCCAGAAGTGTTTGCAAAAATGAAGGAAGATGACCTGTTAATGATTACAGCTGACCACGGAAATGATCCTGTTGCTCCAGGTACAGACCATACAAGGGAATATGTACCACTACTTGTTTACTCAAAAAGTATGGCAGAAGGAAAGGAACTTCCTTTACGGGAAACATTTGCTGACTTAGGAGCAACTGTTGCTGACAACTTTAAAGTGAAAATGCCTACCTATGGTAAAAGCTTTTTAAATGAATTGGAATAA
- the spoIIAA gene encoding anti-sigma F factor antagonist: MSLIIDIETKHDVLCIRLSGELDHHTADELREKATAVIEKNNIRHIVLNLEHLSFMDSSGLGVILGRYKQIKQVHGEMVVCAISPAIQRLFDLSGLFKIIKMEPTEEFALQRLGVA, encoded by the coding sequence GTGAGTCTTATTATTGATATAGAAACTAAACATGATGTCTTATGTATTCGCTTAAGTGGTGAGTTAGATCACCATACAGCGGATGAACTCCGCGAGAAAGCGACAGCGGTCATTGAAAAAAATAATATACGTCATATTGTCTTGAATCTAGAACACCTTTCTTTCATGGATAGCTCTGGATTAGGGGTTATTTTAGGAAGATATAAACAAATAAAACAAGTGCACGGTGAAATGGTTGTTTGTGCAATTTCCCCTGCAATACAAAGACTATTCGATTTGTCAGGTCTATTTAAAATTATTAAAATGGAGCCGACTGAGGAATTTGCATTGCAAAGATTGGGGGTGGCCTGA
- the spoIIAB gene encoding anti-sigma F factor, which yields MKNEMNLQFSALSQNESFARVTVAAFIAQLDPTMDELTEIKTVVSEAVTNAIIHGYENDPNGMVHIHVSIEDTLIEMTVKDDGFGIKDVEEARQPLFTTKPDLERSGMGFTIMENFMDEVEVHTQPGRGTEVRLRKHLNSSKMLCN from the coding sequence ATGAAGAATGAAATGAACCTTCAATTCAGTGCATTAAGTCAAAATGAGTCGTTTGCCCGTGTAACTGTTGCTGCCTTTATTGCCCAGCTTGATCCGACAATGGATGAGTTGACAGAAATAAAAACAGTTGTTTCAGAAGCCGTGACCAATGCGATTATTCATGGTTATGAAAATGATCCAAATGGAATGGTGCACATTCATGTTTCCATTGAGGATACTTTGATTGAAATGACCGTTAAGGATGATGGTTTTGGTATTAAAGATGTGGAGGAAGCTCGTCAGCCATTATTTACAACGAAGCCGGATTTAGAACGGTCCGGTATGGGATTCACCATCATGGAAAATTTCATGGATGAGGTAGAGGTTCATACACAGCCAGGTCGAGGAACCGAGGTTAGATTACGGAAGCATTTAAATTCCAGCAAAATGCTTTGCAATTAA